The Dioscorea cayenensis subsp. rotundata cultivar TDr96_F1 chromosome 7, TDr96_F1_v2_PseudoChromosome.rev07_lg8_w22 25.fasta, whole genome shotgun sequence genome includes a region encoding these proteins:
- the LOC120265619 gene encoding uncharacterized protein LOC120265619 gives MLGMAEEMNALVAFVEAVKISHRNQKDLILFLLFVLTPLNLLKMLSDHHLPPTLVIDLFPTQPTNPTTKLELNFVSLVLATLSTLSIAYFSAMVCSGEKATLEAMFLKVRRTWWRPAATLIYVIILVSLPSAVFLLMLKMPSAGLIEKLGFLPMFVMIILFSVFMILWVLCLSFAHRWGLVNSITEEGCYGMEAIRRSWDFMRQRKLQVFLLVLLSLPQELVVLKVSSYLKTGELIQIAWALPLYLIGAIYDSLVYTVFYCYNN, from the coding sequence ATGTTAGGGATGGCAGAGGAAATGAATGCACTTGTAGCTTTTGTGGAGGCCGTGAAGATCTCACACAGAAACCAGAAGGATTTGATCCTTTTCCTACTCTTCGTACTTACACCTCTCAACCTTCTCAAGATGCTTTCTGATCACCATCTCCCTCCAACTCTAGTCATTGATCTCTTTCCCACTCAGCCCACCAATCCAACTACCAAATTGGAACTAAACTTCGTGAGTTTGGTCCTTGCGACTCTCTCAACACTATCTATCGCTTACTTCTCAGCCATGGTTTGTTCTGGAGAGAAGGCAACACTCGAAGCCATGTTTCTGAAAGTCAGAAGAACATGGTGGAGGCCTGCAGCCACCCTTATCTATGTCATTATCTTGGTGTCATTGCCCTCCGCTGTGTTCTTGTTGATGCTAAAAATGCCCTCTGCTGGCTTGATTGAAAAACTAGGTTTCCTTCCCATGTTTGTGATGATAATTCTCTTCTCTGTGTTCATGATACTATGGGTTTTATGTCTGAGTTTTGCACATAGATGGGGGCTTGTGAATTCTATAACGGAAGAAGGTTGTTATGGGATGGAAGCCATTCGGAGGAGTTGGGACTTCATGAGACAAAGGAAACTTCAGGTGTTCCTTCTTGTATTGCTTTCTTTGCCTCAGGAATTGGTGGTTTTAAAGGTGAGTTCTTATTTGAAGACTGGCGAGTTGATCCAAATAGCATGGGCACTTCCTCTGTATCTCATTGGAGCAATCTATGATTCACTTGTGTACACAGTTTTTTACTGCTACAACAATTAG